The following are encoded together in the Plasmodium knowlesi strain H genome assembly, chromosome: 8 genome:
- a CDS encoding dolichyl-diphosphooligosaccharide--protein glycosyltransferase subunit OST1, putative, which produces MNFIRCVFLIVIVTWCAAGKLNMNLFSNLVDIDKQFLQVHTNELIAKYMDDEDYIVYEHITKNMHLKKNYVEVIIQGDLKNKGDKCVDSFVFLLPYHEAFQASTLRVRDQNQSELRYQVLQEPRHDAREIQVDTFNEDYDLEQFQVKAYRVTLKRRLHKDEKVSLHFGYVLGQPYFPFPVDISPEEGQKVMFYLSSKILLPYEVEEKEELKIFLCKNCSIVRIEDDNFLRSFVKVNDDTYVCEKTEGRTVGELPRGVEETFRDDQKEFVAKESKLGPFMLGQKVLFYFRSNNHLGYFEQVTKDIKLSQLGFVYEREEYILRNDAGRIHTFDRYLLSDYENRHTSEEKGNGTDTDTDTDDQSTTIIYSMKSKINYDIYDYEYFDDLGKIYLIQAEEIFDRKKRKSHIQFDLRPRYPLLGGWRAHFFNAFYHESNLYRIKNKENYYAYRIDISPSIKSFFIKQLKVRISLPPFSDDVAVVSRDDRVNVQTSKQKGWLDLFSFRNVVEIQIEKFFPPMDENYYQDFLVMYKYKFFNLFWKPLLVILITFAAILLLCFLRELPFNFNTEKENADKKEIEERAIFLEKCKELYENLSYISDQLIQSISNLTPEEKINQKVQLLEAEDKWTYDFIYFTKEFYTNFESSSRNESLQNYMDKCFNYHAIVKKYFEAQLLNDLNSNLNEVAQAEKELLLLLKYT; this is translated from the exons atgaattttatcCGGTGCGTTTTCTTAATAGTTATAGTGACATGGTGTGCCGCGGGGAAGTTGAATATGAACCTCTTTTCCAACCTGGTTGATATAGATAAACAATTTTTGCAGGTTCATACAAATGAGTTAATAGCAAAATACATGGATGATGAGGACTACATTGTGTATGAACATATTACGAAGAACatgcatttaaaaaagaactaCGTTGAAGTGATAATCCAGGGTGACTTGAAGAACAAGGGTGATAAATGCGTTGACAGCTTTGTCTTCTTGCTTCCATACCACGAGGCCTTTCAG GCCAGCACCCTCCGTGTGAGAGATCAGAACCAAAGCGAACTGCGATACCAAGTCCTGCAGGAGCCGAGACATGATGCCAGGGAAATTCAAGTGGACACCTTCAATGAGGACTACGACTTGGAGCAATTCCAAGTGAAGGCATACAGGGTGACTCTAAAAAGGAGATTGCACAAGGATGAAAAGGtttctctccattttggATATGTCCTGGGACAACCCTACTTTCCATTCCCTGTGGACATATCCCCAGAGGAAGGACAGAAAGTGATGTTTTACCTTTCCTCGAAAATTCTTTTGCCTTACGAAgtagaagagaaagaagagttaaaaatattcctGTGCAAAAATTGTTCCATTGTGCGGATTGAGGATGACAATTTTTTGCGGAGCTTTGTAAAGGTCAATGATGACACATATGTTTGTGAGAAGACTGAAGGAAGAACAGTGGGTGAGCTTCCCCGGGGGGTGGAAGAGACCTTCCGAGATGATCAAAAGGAGTTCGTTGCAAAGGAGAGCAAACTGGGCCCATTCATGCTCGGGCAAAAAGTTCTATTTTACTTCCGCTCCAACAACCATTTAGGCTACTTCGAGCAAGTTACCAAAGACATAAAATTATCTCAATTGGGTTTTGTGTACGAGCGGGAAGAATACATCCTGAGGAACGATGCAGGAAGGATACACACATTTGATAGATACCTTCTTAGCGATTACGAAAATAGACACACGTCGGAGGAGAAAGGGAATGGAACAGACACAGACACTGATACGGACGATCAATCCACAACAATTATTTACTCCATGAAGTCCAAAATAAATTACGACATATATGATTATGAATACTTTGATGATCTCGGCAAAATATATCTCATCCAAGCGGAAGAAATCTTTGatcgtaaaaaaagaaaaagccaCATTCAGTTTGACTTAAGGCCCAGGTATCCCCTTTTGGGTGGATGGAGAGCTCACTTTTTTAATGCCTTTTATCATGAGTCCAATTTGTatagaattaaaaacaaggaaaattattatgCATACAGAATAGATATTTCCCCATCCATCAagtcattttttataaagcAGCTGAAAGTCAGAATTTCGCTTCCCCCCTTCTCCGACGACGTTGCAGTTGTTTCAAGGGACGACCGTGTTAATGTCCAGACCAGCAAACAAAAGGGGTGGCTcgatttgttttccttccgaAATGTCGTCGAAATTCAAATAGAGAAATTCTTCCCACCAATGGACGAGAACTACTACCAGGATTTTCTCGTCatgtacaaatataaatttttcaacCTTTTTTGGAAACCTCTCCtcgtcatcctcatcacGTTCGCCGCGATCCTCCTGCTCTGCTTCTTGCGCGAGCTCCCATTTAA CTTCAACACTGAGAAAGAGAACGCGGACAAGAAGGAGATCGAAGAGCGCGCCATTTTCCTCGAGAAGTGCAAAGAGCTGTACGAGAATTTGTCCTACATATCAG ATCAACTGATCCAGTCAATCAGCAACCTGACTCCCGAGGAGAAGATCAACCAGAAGGTACAACTCTTGGAAGCAGAAGATAAATGGACATATGATTTTATCTACTTCACGAAAGAATTCTACACAAATTTCGAAAGTTCCTCGAGGAATGAGTCCCTGCAGAACTACATGGACAAGTGTTTTAATTATCACGCCATTGTGAAAAAGTACTTCGAGGCACAGCTCCTTAACGACTTG AACTCCAACTTGAACGAAGTCGCGCAGGCGGAAAAGGAGCTCTTGCTTCTGTTAAAGTACACGTAG
- a CDS encoding kinase-related protein PKRP, putative: MHLKTKIPNFLNPDSGRKTPNCINIKNELIQNMHKIYNQQREEGERRKGDNQPYDLFDPEDYVDFPPFNRTPDVHNICVELMLKLDIRHGDGEAALDSSIFLDINPRGVMSRNQRTFVYQYKSTQPICDKALDHLSREQRMKYFTALSHQLAGRSITFQGTTYKLLNVLQTAIYGGVYLAQVIESVDESSINKKKAIKILSKHLIELAKDKVQEDPLSEYRYRKCMSGHSNILSCDIIFDDDYYVYMIMPFAVHGDLFEVMKTRTKPFTEEEAKYLFYQIMLSIKFLHCRKLALRDISLENILLFENEHNGLIYPVLNDPGQATYFRVNKKNEVTLLEYTKIFGKIFRPPEVYEKCKYDPTRVDMFCVGYILYFCLTKQELFRCTLPKDTHWNMFKGRHYHELLREKKGLHLSEPALDLIFRCLEPNFKMRIEIGEALRHPWFRGNYFPVHSQNLFLPQGDEGVDDLGSYPSKDSFYPMYKLSKEIERCAKKKNVSIDHNSSIKFSIYEHVIVPPAGAAPPQVYFSGGNNPSPCLNSIHRREYPPDFEFHMEDGFIKGDISPHRFGRIGGKRAEDTLRYPTSNGDTSTCTDLSKTCKGIPQYVGNHHNVRGHHNVRGHHNVRDHHNVRDHHNVRGHQNEVFPNGPTDYLRRSLARGAHYPSFHGIYGKDCGVVRKSSPSAEKPGWIKKYEDCASTHTCHTNWTEADKRSSVHNSPPSSCSAFREKSKSNFIMNHKKGTYRMIGMKRKKQKLSSDATVPEAVEERGDHLFAECPSSSLHMMARQALQKRAQDDTLKTMQKRPHMLTHGEVTKGRGLLSIFSERQIPNGGIIPKEGAFVKKKIDYPFEPFEEESFVHVEEGYTGWGNMLRKNTPLEWSENINGKGVSKREKDKDDMMILGGGYHNESGNIQQRNTDKREYMDKVEEMIPPQCDIPWKVKRSESWGDIHMEGFTKEAEETYTVHMEGFISPMNGSPLHHVTVVTGGDTPQRTDRMDTNDSNEKNEATNNSISFNPNGGNGNGFFDLNEVIIEEKNSPHMAFHLGEDSSPNGLQKSGGNLCRGVKRWCSLGGREIIWNDFFTKDALTHCRENSYNEEITPSACAGSQTDEHPHIHELEESVNGTPLDEKIHNGELPSRRDASNMYMKDEKELPRLKFPSCEDNYSDVPTNHIELLKGCISQNKCHELNQTGSKSFDRCSEGESGQMCSIVSRSVSCSMDQGKGNTSENLITTMSSCLSEVDLEIGMANMKRKCPTKGGSNDRTCSLQGGEAAAMCGRMMCSQVMCSEKMDHELLSGESHDEEEDFKDALEYELERELEHELEHKLEHELERELEHELERELEHELQREIREEERKLDRELEVELKAELGKVAQMESGVELDKVPYVKIDVKSYTDPDLVRLHGASSCDRGGGNVNCEAASASSKEKVRNGSDCTLKEQYESTPDVEGQTELHPQWNKEKAVKIHPNRTWSHSTSTKKSSEEIKTDSKNSVNGQKTKLFGELMVDEDTMKKRVAVSGISTKRRNTPCKFQLKKKKSTNKMKKVYFSSNPEKKKSRIVRLQKCVFSEGLRNSRSGPAKVGTPKSGIATGGTASSFKPHPLGKHIEALHRKGKDEPNEVSSIIDCTSKKGAPKTKTKMPCDRKCLSKRHTISELRPGGGDNIVGDIGGNTHVKTLPDLRATKTSGKIQSGKSPGGKSILPHLPDTRMIVDNLRGVGKRHTISNATTAGRGHEGVQTRSMKARYGGDYLSNGGVRGMQVLPTSKGSVGRISLKNGSKSGDGIRRSVGGVLASQVAKWNDTHAETKARRNHNQVHRICAEKLIKNHMDTEFKIKEKSTLVESHRGAGSPTEEPTTIEKDNLLQGFNTTGIYAYGTEPHVDHGLASQDELLRASERKERNFLKKDFSQVCERGELDKHSTNERVQGYQEVLLHCLTGKETSSHYRRRVGKKTPDLVKGGRTIKAEIPLGKDYAKDKSPSRREPHVVVTPRHLKISGKKRPEEASKGRKKENGRIRILSDELVLNKFLADMGGDLPGRVAKRDSLKKGSSRSIQPDKVNVNTPGEREANVVKQKSFQCRSVVGSQRGNNAKDGSTNGLKHGTKQTKKNENRRTKDGVIKRGSVHVGGDREKNPKGVIPSRVDLCEGKKDSYLEKRKTYVFFLKKGLKGKLEKMNQKEEAEKHKKKVESNLHKRAEMNESTTDASRLKKALESENPREEEQRKLYKKVYPGEPRDIPPLESKNLHGQRTTCSLTPYINEKGENVYFHSENNVPTNGSYHESVSGNERGIGSEVTSPRGNTHLCDVRKVVHFRKFDLKNGKSNHSSGTASMAVSCKDLSHFDGNGNEGETGNGVRGSSPSNAQEGKREIRDGSFMGRRKDIPIRGKIKQGSSPRGPSQMGSVKSSRERNLESLSRRNPEGDARYEDKVNIEKYEVRIHQKGVLADGLMEGEKVSTNRVACMSSYLDHQGDEEPPPVEQRPILHRRIVGSASKGERTTPIGTNTMIEGRIVTNVAGERMAGGKRQTHGNAKRAIKEPASSTQRQIGTARCNNGRTADEHGKIKQECLSHVQERMKHLLNLNDEMQRCDGKKVVQVNPKVDERPSVWWSHIEQGTNTYQLQDSQRKKKQSANQCLNLKGDEMKKVFRSAPHLVYVDSSNVESHMYMSASSPRDITPGGVTPGGVTPDDVSPTVKEAQIVPCDVVQKDETHRTIPFNGHDNYPVAKGTNTNGPTLRAYQLPNTHNYGAQNVFIRCNEQKVTHPMGDISGRKSQLEKSKNDQMRRNRNNAYAQVLEATYQGRINKTYMSMHGPVGYTNPRQTKNNLISREKKKNSNFSILWWKI; the protein is encoded by the exons ATGCATCTGAAGACTAAGATCCCCaacttcctaaaccctgattcAGGCAGGAAGACTCCAAATTgtataaacataaaaaacgAGCTGATACAAAACATGCATAAGATATACAATCAGCAGCGTGAAGAAGgcgaaagaaggaagggggatAACCAGCCATATGACCTGTTCGACCCCGAGGACTATGTggacttccccccttttaacaGAACTCCGGATGTACACAACATCTGCGTTGAGTTGATGCTAAAGTTGGACATTAGACACGGAGATGGGGAAGCTGCCCTCGATTCGTCCATTTTTCTGGACATCAATCCAAGGGGTGTTATGTCTAGAAATCAGCGAACCTTCGTCTACCAGTATAAGAGCACCCAGCCGATATGCGACAAGGCCCTTGACCATCTCAGCAGAGAACAGCGCATGAAATac TTCACCGCCCTGTCGCATCAACTCGCTGGAAGATCAATAACCTTCCAAGGAACCACGTACAAGCTGCTGAACGTGCTACAGACGGCCATTTACGGAGGGGTATATTTGGCACAGGTGATCGAATCTGTTGATGAAAGTTCCATAAACAAGAAGAAGgccataaaaattttgtcaaaGCATCTAATTGAGTTAGCAAAAGATAAGGTTCAGGAAGATCCCCTATCAGAGTATCGTTACCGAAAGTGCATGAGTGGACACAGTAATATTCTCAGTTGCGACATCATTTTCGACGACGATTATTATGTCTACATGATCATGCCCTTTGCAGTTCATGGAGATTTATTTGAAGTTATGAAGACTAGAACTAAGCCATTCACAGAGGAAGAAGCCAAGTATCTCTTTTATCAAATCATGTTATCTATTAAGTTTTTACATTGCAGAAAATTAGCCCTTAGAGACATTTCCCTAGAAAATATACTTTTGTTTGAAAATGAACACAACGGATTGATCTACCCCGTTCTGAATGATCCTGGTCAGGCAACTTACTTCCGtgtgaataagaaaaatgaagttacCCTGTTAGAGTACACAaaaatatttggaaaaattttccgGCCCCCAGAAGTATATGAGAAATGTAAATATGACCCTACAAGAGTGGACATGTTTTGTGTTGGCTACATCTTATACTTTTGCTTGACTAAGCAGGAGCTCTTCAGATGTACCTTGCCTAAGGACACGCACTGGAATATGTTCAAGGGTAGACACTACCATGAGCTcctgagggagaaaaagggaCTCCACTTATCAGAACCCGCGTTAGATTTGATATTTCGCTGCTTAGAACCCAATTTTAAAATGAGAATTGAAATTGGTGAGGCACTAAGGCACCCCTGGTTCAGGGGAAACTACTTTCCTGTCCATAGCCAGAATTTGTTCCTCCCTCAGGGGGACGAAGGGGTGGATGATTTAGGGAGTTACCCCTCGAAAGACTCCTTCTATCCCATGTACAAGCTTTCCAAAGAAATCGAACggtgtgcaaaaaagaagaatgtatcTATAGATCACAATTCCTCCATAAAATTCAGCATCTACGAGCATGTGATTGTTCCCCCTGCTGGTGCCGCTCCTCCCCAGGTGTATTTCAGCGGGGGTAATAACCCCTCCCCCTGCTTGAACAGTATACACAGGAGGGAGTACCCCCCAGATTTTGAATTTCACATGGAGGATGGATTCATAAAAGGGGATATATCGCCCCACCGTTTTGGCCGCATAGGAGGGAAGCGCGCTGAAGACACGCTCAGATACCCCACTTCCAACGGGGATACTTCCACATGCACAGACCTGAGCAAGACGTGCAAGGGGATCCCCCAGTATGTAGGAAATCACCACAACGTGCGTGGTCACCACAACGTGCGTGGTCACCACAACGTACGTGATCATCACAACGTACGTGATCACCACAACGTACGTGGTCACCAGAACGAGGTGTTCCCCAATGGACCCACAGATTATCTCCGACGGAGTTTAGCTAGGGGTGCTCACTACCCGTCTTTCCACGGTATTTATGGGAAGGACTGTGGGGTTGTGAGGAAATCATCCCCTTCTGCAGAGAAACCAGGATGGATCAAGAAATACGAGGATTGCGCCTCTACACACACGTGCCACACAAACTGGACAGAAGCAGACAAGCGAAGCAGTGTTCATAACTCACCACCAAGCAGTTGCAGTGCATTTAGAGAAAAGTCCAAATCGAATTTTATAATGAACCATAAAAAAGGTACATACAGAATGAtcggaatgaaaaggaagaaacagaaaCTCAGTTCCGACGCAACAGTACCAGAAGCAGTAGAAGAGAGAGGTGATCATCTCTTCGCTGAGTGCCCAAGTAGTAGCCTTCACATGATGGCTAGACAAGCGTTACAAAAGAGGGCACAAGATGATACACTTAAAACGATGCAGAAGAGACCTCACATGTTAACACATGGGGAGGTCACCAAGGGGCGTGGTCTCCTCAGCATTTTCTCCGAGAGGCAAATACCCAATGGAGGAATAATACCGAAAGAGGGAGCATTCGTTAAGAAGAAGATTGATTATCCCTTTGAACCTTTCGAGGAAGAGTCCTTCGTCCATGTGGAGGAGGGATACACTGGTTGGGGAAATatgttaagaaaaaatacacctCTAGAGTGGAGcgaaaatataaatggcAAAGGCGTTagcaaaagggagaaagacaAAGATGACATGATGATTCTGGGAGGTGGGTACCATAATGAATCAGGGAATATTCAGCAAAGGAACACTGATAAGAGGGAATACATGGACAAAGTGGAAGAGATGATACCCCCTCAGTGTGATATACCATGGAAGGTAAAGCGGAGCGAAAGCTGGGGAGATATCCACATGGAAGGATTCACAAAAGAGGCAGAAGAAACATACACAGTTCATATGGAAGGATTTATCTCCCCTATGAATGGAAGCCCACTTCACCACGTCACTGTTGTAACAGGAGGTGATACTCCCCAAAGAACAGATCGGATGGACACGAATgattcaaatgaaaaaaatgaagcaacaAACAATAGCATCAGTTTTAATCCAAACGGAGGAAATGGTAACGGTTTCTTTGATTTAAATGAAGTGATtattgaagagaaaaactcACCTCACATGGCATTTCACTTGGGGGAGGATTCTTCTCCAAATGGATTACAGAAGAGTGGAGGAAATCTCTGCAGGGGAGTAAAACGGTGGTGCAGTTTGGGAGGAAGAGAGATAATCTGGAATGACTTTTTTACAAAGGATGCCTTGACTCATTGCAGAGAAAATTCTTACAACGAGGAAATTACACCAAGTGCATGTGCAGGCAGTCAAACAGATGAACATCCACATATACATGAATTGGAAGAAAGCGTAAATGGGACACCattggatgaaaaaatacataacGGGGAATTACCTTCACGCAGAGATGCATCCAACATGTATATGAAGGACGAAAAGGAATTACCAAGATTGAAATTTCCATCGTGTGAGGACAACTATTCTGATGTACCAACTAATCATATTGAATTGCTTAAGGGATGCATATCCCAGAACAAGTGTCATGAACTGAATCAAACGGGTTCTAAATCGTTCGATAGATGTAGCGAGGGGGAATCAGGGCAAATGTGCAGCATTGTCAGTAGAAGCGTGTCCTGTTCTATGGATCAGGGGAAGGGAAACACCTCGGAAAATTTAATCACAACCATGTCGTCGTGCTTGTCCGAGGTTGACTTAGAAATAGGCATGGCaaatatgaaaaggaagtgCCCTACGAAGGGTGGTTCGAACGATAGGACCTGCTCTCTTCAGGGAGGCGAAGCGGCTGCGATGTGTGGTAGGATGATGTGTAGTCAGGTCATGTGCAGTGAGAAAATGGATCATGAGCTTTTATCCGGTGAATCGcacgatgaggaggaagatttcAAGGATGCACTGGAGTACGAACTGGAACGCGAACTGGAGCACGAACTGGAACACAAACTGGAACACGAACTGGAACGCGAACTGGAGCACGAACTGGAACGCGAACTGGAGCACGAACTGCAGAGGGAGATCAGGGAGGAGGAGCGGAAACTCGATAGAGAGCTAGAAGTGGAACTGAAAGCGGAGTTGGGGAAGGTGGCACAGATGGAATCGGGCGTAGAATTGGACAAGGTGCCATATGTAAAGATAGACGTTAAATCATACACAGATCCCGATCTTGTGCGGCTACACGGGGCGTCTTCCTGCGATAGAGGCGGGGGAAACGTGAACTGCGAAGCGGCCTCGGCATCTTCAAAGGAGAAAGTTAGAAACGGTTCAGATTGTACACTAAAAGAGCAGTATGAATCCACGCCAGATGTGGAAGGCCAAACCGAGCTGCACCCCCAATGGAATAAGGAGAAAGCAGTGAAGATACACCCTAACAGAACATGGAGCCATTCGActagcacaaaaaaaagtagtgaGGAAATTAAAACAGACTCTAAAAACTCAGTGAATGGTCAGAAAACAAAACTGTTTGGAGAGCTTATGGTGGATGAAGACACGATGAAAAAACGTGTAGCAGTATCTGGGATCTCCACAAAGAGAAGAAACACTCCGTGCAAGTTccaactgaaaaaaaaaaagtccacgaacaaaatgaagaaagtatatttttcttccaacccagaaaaaaagaagagcagAATTGTGAGGCttcaaaaatgtgtgtttAGTGAAGGGTTAAGGAACAGTCGGAGTGGACCTGCAAAAGTGGGGACCCCGAAAAGTGGGATTGCCACTGGAGGAACCGCGAGCAGCTTCAAGCCTCACCCCTTGGGAAAACATATAGAAGCGCTTCATAGAAAAGGCAAGGACGAACCGAACGAAGTGAGCTCCATTATCGACTGCACGAGTAAGAAGGGGGCACCAAAAACGAAGACGAAGATGCCCTGCGACAGGAAGTGTTTGTCAAAGCGGCACACCATATCAGAGCTACGTCCAGGAGGAGGCGACAATATCGTTGGTGACATCGGCGGTAATACTCATGTGAAGACTCTGCCCGATCTGAGGGCCACAAAAACAAGCGGCAAAATCCAAAGTGGGAAATCTCCAGGAGGAAAGAGCATTCTTCCGCATCTACCTGACACTAGGATGATCGTCGATAACCTCCGTGGCGTGGGGAAGAGACACACCATCTCTAACGCGACAACGGCTGGGAGGGGTCACGAAGGTGTACAAACACGTTCGATGAAGGCAAGGTACGGTGGAGACTATCTCTCCAACGGGGGTGTAAGGGGCATGCAGGTGCTCCCAACCTCGAAGGGCTCCGTCGGAAGGATTAGTCTGAAAAATGGCTCGAAGTCGGGAGATGGCATCCGTCGCAGTGTCGGCGGAGTGCTAGCCAGTCAGGTAGCCAAGTGGAACGACACACATGCAGAAACGAAAGCTCGAAGGAATCACAACCAGGTTCACAGAATTTGTGCAGAGAAGCTAATCAAGAACCATATGGATACAGAATTTAAGatcaaggaaaaaagtacCCTTGTAGAATCGCACCGAGGTGCTGGATCACCCACGGAGGAGCCGACCACCATTGAAAAAGACAACCTCCTCCAAGGGTTCAACACCACAGGGATTTATGCATATGGGACAGAACCACATGTGGACCACGGATTAGCTAGCCAAGATGAATTACTTAGAGCATctgagaggaaggaaagaaattttcTGAAGAAGGATTTTTCGCAAGTGTGTGAAAGAGGTGAACTGGACAAACACAGTACAAACGAAAGAGTACAAGGGTACCAAGAAGTGCTTCTACATTGCTTAACAGGAAAGGAGACTTCTTCACATTATAGAAGGAGAGTGGGTAAAAAAACGCCAGATCTggtaaagggaggaagaactATAAAGGCAGAGATTCCTTTAGGGAAAGATTACGCGAAGGATAAATCACCTTCGAGGAGAGAACCTCATGTGGTGGTAACACCCAGACACCTAAAGATCAGTGGAAAGAAGCGCCCAGAAGAGGCATCAAAGGgtagaaagaaagaaaatggaaggatCAGAATCTTAAGTGATGAATTAGTACTGAATAAATTTCTGGCTGATATGGGGGGAGACCTTCCTGGAAGAGTGGCCAAAAGGGATAGCCTGAAGAAGGGTAGCTCCAGAAGTATCCAACCGGACAAGGTAAACGTAAACACGCCAGGGGAGAGAGAAGCAAATGTGGTAAAGCAAAAGAGTTTTCAGTGTAGGAGTGTAGTGGGTAGTCAAAGAGGAAACAACGCGAAGGATGGGTCAACAAATGGGTTAAAGCACGGGACGAAGCAGAcaaagaagaatgaaaatagGAGAACGAAAGATGGGGTAATCAAACGAGGGAGTGTTCATGTAGGTGGAGATAGAGAGAAGAACCCCAAAGGAGTGATTCCTAGCAGAGTCGATTTGtgcgaagggaaaaaagacagCTATCTGGAGAAGCGAAAAACTTATGTGTTCTTTCTTAAGAAGGGTCTGAAAGGAaaactggaaaaaatgaaccagaaggaagaagcagaaaaacataagaaaaaggtggaaagTAATTTGCACAAGCGAGCAGAAATGAATGAAAGCACCACGGATGCTAGCAGATTGAAGAAGGCACTAGAATCAGAGAATCCAAGAGAGGAGGAACaaagaaaattatataaGAAAGTGTACCCAGGGGAACCACGGGACATACCCCCATTAGAATCAAAGAATCTGCATGGGCAAAGGACAACGTGTAGTTTAACTCCttacataaatgaaaaaggagaaaacgtTTATTTCCATAGTGAAAACAACGTTCCTACGAATGGCAGTTACCATGAATCAGTTAGTGGCAATGAGAGGGGAATTGGATCGGAAGTTACATCCCCGAGGGGGAACACTCACCTTTGTGATGTAAGGAAGGTGGTACATTTTCGCAAGTTCGACTTGAAGAATGGAAAGAGCAATCATTCGTCGGGGACAGCCAGCATGGCTGTAAGTTGCAAGGACCTTTCTCATTTTGATGGCAATGGGAACGAAGGTGAAACGGGAAATGGTGTCAGAGGCTCCTCTCCATCGAATGCACAGGAAGGGAAGAGAGAAATTCGAGATGGATCTTTTATGGGGCGAAGGAAGGATATTCCAAttagaggaaaaataaagcagGGCTCTTCCCCAAGAGGTCCTTCCCAAATGGGTTCTGTAAAAAGTTCTAGGGAACGGAACCTAGAATCCCTTTCGAGGAGAAACCCAGAAGGCGACGCGCGTTACGAAGATAAGGTGAACATTGAGAAGTATGAAGTAAGGATACATCAGAAAGGTGTCCTCGCCGATGGGTtaatggaaggagaaaaagtttCCACCAATCGGGTTGCTTGTATGTCATCGTATTTGGACCACCAGGGTGATGAGGAGCCACCACCTGTTGAACAGCGGCCCATCCTACACAGACGGATAGTTGGTAGTGCATCCAAGGGTGAGCGAACAACACCCATAGGGACCAACACAATGATAGAAGGTAGAATTGTTACGAATGTTGCAGGTGAAAGAATGGCCGGCGGAAAACGTCAAACTCAtggaaatgcaaaaagaGCAATAAAAGAACCCGCCAGTTCTACACAGCGCCAGATCGGTACTGCAAGATGCAATAACGGTAGGACTGCTGATGAACATGGGAAAATAAAGCAAGAGTGTTTGTCTCATGTCCAGGAGAGGATGAAACACCTTCTTAACTTGAACGATGAAATGCAAAGgtgtgatggaaaaaaagttgttcaGGTTAATCCAAAGGTGGATGAAAGGCCTTCCGTGTGGTGGTCACACATAGAACAGGGCACTAACACTTACCAACTGCAAGACAGccaacggaaaaaaaaacaaagtgcTAATCAATGTTTGAATTTAAAAGGGGATGAGATGAAGAAAGTTTTCCGTTCGGCACCTCACTTGGTTTACGTGGATTCATCCAACGTTGAGTctcatatgtacatgtctgCCTCAAGCCCAAGAGACATCACTCCAGGGGGGGTCACTCCAGGGGGGGTCACTCCAGATGACGTCAGTCCCACCGTGAAAGAAGCACAGATAGTACCATGCGATGTAGTCCAGAAGGACGAGACACACAGGACAATACCGTTCAACGGTCACGATAATTACCCCGTTGCCAAGGGGACGAACACAAATGGTCCTACTCTTAGAGCATATCAATTACCAAACACGCATAATTACGGGGCTCAAAATGTATTCATCAGATGCAACGAACAGAAGGTGACTCATCCAATGGGTGATATATCTGGAAGGAAGAGCCAACTAGAGAAGAGCAAAAATGACCAGATGCGAAGGAACCGGAACAATGCGTATGCTCAAGTGTTGGAAGCTACCTACCAAGGGAGGATAAATAAGACCTACATGTCTATGCACGGACCAGTTGGATACACAAATCCGAGGCAGACAAAGAATAACTTGATCtcaagagaaaagaaaaagaattctAACTTCAGCATTTTGTGGTGGAAAATCTAG